From Candidatus Binatia bacterium:
CAGTGACCACGTCCTGGTACTTTGTGATGGCCCAGAACGACGGGCCTTCGGGGTCCTTGTGCCAGAAGACTGGGGCAGTAGTCCGTAGCAGTTTGAAGGCGGCGTGCGGGACAGCCGGCACGTAGGTGTCGGGGCTGGCCAGGTCGATATCAGAGAGCCGCTGGGGCGCAGCCGCTCCCACGGTAACTTCACTCGTGGGCGTCGACACTGCTTCCATAATCTCCATCTCCTCGCAATAGTACGGTGTCCGTCAGAACCACGGATTCGGCTCGCCGCCACTCACGGTCTATCCTCGTGCGCGACCGCGCGGACGTCGGCGCGACGAACGCACCTCACCAGGTACGCTGCCATGGCAACAGCCTTGGATGTCACAACGGTCTAGGATTAATGAACAACCACGCCTACGTCAAGCACGGAGAGCTGTTCCAGCAGGGCCACGGCAAAGTCAGCGTCTGTCCGGTGATGGTCGGCGACGGTCAGCGCGGTATCCGAGTCTTCCGACCTACAAGCTGGCGAAGGAATTCGGTCTCCGCTGGCAGTGTGGAGGTTCAGCAGGTGGAAGGTTTCGCAACAACAGGAGATCCATTGGCAGGCTGTACCACTTCGGAGTACGAGAGCGACCGCGTCAAGGATGGAAGGTGATGCGAGTCAAGCAGGTTTGCTACCCTGAACCTAGGATCGGCCGCCATCCGGGGATTCGGTATGCTCGGCACACTCCCAGCTCCGCTTACGCAGCGAGCTCAACCCGCACCGTGCGCCCGATCCTCGCCTCGAGCGTAATCAACATCTCCAGACTGAATTTCTCCCATTTACCATGCACGAGGTCGGAGACCCGCGACTGAGCGACGCCAAGACGCTTGGCCGCCTCCACCTGGGTGAGCTTGTGCTTCTCAATATAGGAGCGCAGAT
This genomic window contains:
- a CDS encoding XRE family transcriptional regulator, coding for MKKRTTKSSGNVFLDLGFDPAEAAVLQMRARLMGDLRSYIEKHKLTQVEAAKRLGVAQSRVSDLVHGKWEKFSLEMLITLEARIGRTVRVELAA